A single Cupriavidus sp. D39 DNA region contains:
- a CDS encoding amino acid ABC transporter permease, with the protein MDYQFDFSFLSANWRELLDGAWLTLRMSVATIVLGFVLGTALAVVRTQGPAWARRCVTGYVDVIRNTPLVIQAFWLFFGLAAVHVRVPAMAAAVLALVVNVSAYTTEIVRAGIESVPRGQLEAASCLGLSRWQVLRLVVLPQAVERMYPALISQFVLMMLATSIMSQISAEELTAVGYRIQSETFRGFEIYIVIAVVYLVLSWLLRLSMAGVGAIAFTRRRRLKTAL; encoded by the coding sequence ATGGACTACCAGTTCGATTTCAGCTTCCTGTCCGCCAACTGGCGAGAACTGCTCGACGGGGCATGGCTGACCCTGCGCATGTCTGTTGCGACCATCGTGCTTGGCTTTGTGCTGGGAACGGCGCTGGCGGTGGTGCGCACGCAAGGCCCGGCCTGGGCGCGCCGCTGCGTCACGGGCTATGTGGATGTGATTCGCAATACGCCGCTGGTGATCCAGGCGTTCTGGCTGTTCTTCGGGCTGGCGGCGGTGCATGTGCGCGTGCCGGCGATGGCGGCGGCGGTGCTGGCGCTGGTGGTCAACGTATCGGCCTACACCACGGAGATCGTGCGCGCGGGCATCGAGTCGGTGCCGCGCGGCCAGTTGGAGGCCGCATCGTGCCTGGGGCTGTCGCGCTGGCAGGTGCTGCGCCTGGTGGTGCTGCCGCAGGCGGTGGAGCGCATGTACCCGGCGCTGATCAGCCAGTTCGTGCTGATGATGCTGGCCACTTCCATCATGTCGCAGATCTCGGCGGAAGAACTCACTGCGGTGGGCTACCGCATCCAGTCGGAGACGTTCCGCGGCTTTGAGATCTACATCGTCATTGCCGTGGTGTACCTGGTGCTGTCGTGGCTGTTGCGGCTGTCGATGGCGGGCGTGGGTGCCATCGCTTTCACCCGCCGCCGGCGCCTGAAGACGGCGCTCTGA
- a CDS encoding DUF445 domain-containing protein, with protein MNQEEELRVAKRKALALLLFAFAVFVATILLPRVPLTDGVRAAAEAALVGGLADWFAVAALFRRIPLPGFARHTNIIIRKRDDIADGLAVFVKEKFLDVQSVVALIERHNPALVVTQWLDSAANARQIGDMVVTFASGMLDVMDERNIQSLLKRAVDTMIDKVDLSESAATILDSLTKNDRHQALLDETIAQLIALLNEPSARAFISERIVEWLKSDHPMKERLLPTEWIGSNGADLISEALSRVLTQIEEDANHELRKRFDAAVQRLIARLKHDASFHAKAEELKAHLKQDGALNAYIGGLWAEWRDWLKRDLACEDSATHRKVVAAGQWIGAELARNESLRASLNDHLREAARNMAPDFAEFITRHISNTIRSWDARDMSRQIELNVGKDLQYIRMNGTVVGGLIGAALYLLAQFPAFLGR; from the coding sequence ATGAATCAGGAAGAAGAACTCAGGGTCGCCAAGCGTAAGGCATTGGCTTTGCTGCTGTTCGCGTTTGCCGTCTTCGTGGCCACCATCCTCCTGCCGCGCGTGCCGCTGACGGATGGCGTGCGGGCGGCGGCGGAGGCGGCGCTGGTTGGCGGGCTGGCGGACTGGTTTGCCGTGGCGGCGCTGTTCCGGCGGATTCCGTTGCCGGGCTTTGCACGCCACACCAACATCATCATCCGCAAGCGGGACGATATCGCGGATGGCCTTGCGGTGTTCGTGAAGGAGAAGTTCCTGGATGTGCAGTCCGTGGTCGCGCTGATCGAGCGGCACAATCCGGCGCTGGTGGTCACCCAGTGGCTGGACTCCGCCGCCAACGCGCGGCAGATCGGCGACATGGTGGTGACGTTCGCAAGCGGCATGCTGGATGTGATGGACGAGCGGAACATCCAGTCGCTGTTGAAGCGGGCGGTGGATACGATGATCGACAAGGTCGATCTGTCGGAGTCCGCGGCGACGATTCTCGATAGCCTGACCAAGAACGATCGCCACCAGGCGCTGCTTGATGAGACCATCGCGCAGTTGATCGCCTTGCTCAACGAGCCTTCCGCGCGCGCCTTTATCTCGGAGCGGATCGTGGAGTGGCTGAAGAGCGATCACCCGATGAAAGAGCGGCTTCTTCCCACCGAGTGGATCGGGAGCAATGGCGCGGACCTGATTTCCGAGGCGCTGAGCCGCGTTCTGACCCAGATTGAAGAGGATGCCAATCATGAACTTCGCAAGCGCTTCGATGCAGCCGTGCAGCGCCTGATCGCGCGGCTGAAGCATGATGCGTCGTTCCACGCCAAGGCCGAGGAACTGAAGGCGCACCTGAAGCAGGATGGGGCGCTGAATGCCTACATCGGCGGGCTTTGGGCCGAGTGGCGCGATTGGCTGAAGCGCGACCTGGCGTGCGAGGATTCCGCCACGCACCGCAAGGTGGTGGCGGCGGGCCAATGGATCGGCGCCGAGCTGGCGCGCAACGAGTCCCTGCGCGCGTCGCTGAACGATCACCTGCGCGAGGCGGCTCGCAACATGGCGCCGGACTTCGCGGAGTTCATCACGCGGCATATCAGCAACACCATCCGCAGCTGGGATGCGCGCGACATGTCCCGGCAGATCGAGCTGAACGTGGGCAAGGACCTGCAGTACATCCGCATGAACGGCACCGTTGTCGGCGGGCTGATTGGCGCAGCGCTCTACCTGCTGGCGCAATTTCCGGCCTTCCTGGGGCGTTAG
- a CDS encoding type II toxin-antitoxin system VapC family toxin — MILLDTNVVSEPLRAVGDPSVLAWIDAQNIETLYLAAISLAELRFGIAAMPAGKRREILQTSLERRVLPLFAGRILSFDAAASSAYAEIRARARAQGMAIATADGYIAATAAANGLTVATRDTAPFEAAGLEIINPWANA; from the coding sequence ATGATCCTGCTCGATACCAATGTCGTATCCGAACCGCTGAGGGCGGTCGGCGATCCGTCGGTGCTGGCGTGGATCGATGCGCAGAATATTGAAACGCTCTACCTGGCGGCGATCAGTCTGGCGGAGTTGCGTTTCGGTATCGCCGCGATGCCGGCGGGCAAGCGTAGGGAGATCCTGCAAACGAGCCTGGAACGGCGCGTTTTGCCATTGTTTGCAGGCCGAATCCTGTCATTCGACGCCGCGGCATCGAGTGCCTATGCGGAAATCCGCGCGCGAGCAAGGGCCCAGGGCATGGCGATCGCGACCGCAGACGGGTATATCGCTGCCACGGCTGCCGCCAATGGCCTGACTGTGGCGACGCGGGATACCGCCCCATTTGAGGCGGCTGGCCTTGAGATAATTAATCCCTGGGCCAACGCTTAA
- a CDS encoding GntR family transcriptional regulator — MPSPSTAARQDKRTAPFALMQEADEAQRHAPIYAVIVELLRKAIVEGSLEQGTVLLEGHVAEILRSTRSPVRQALRELEADGVVSRFEGRGFVAGPAGTTPRRIPLDPAMLGVDREPDVARKTLGWEVIYDEVERDLVHLSVFGRYRVNEIELARHFNVGRTVVRDVLLRLESLGILEKDERLRWVITPLDAKRIHDLYELRSLVEPAALRAAIGHTDRAEIERMIGDLHKVQRVYPKVSRTAMDNLEHDLHVQLLSQCPNKELLSSLQRTRCILTLSKHVLGVSTPMPEADPFMSEHIAVLQAAADGAPRKAADLLRDHLELSCEKVTRRAELVRETFALPEVSYIA; from the coding sequence GTGCCGAGTCCATCGACGGCCGCGCGACAAGACAAGCGCACCGCCCCCTTCGCACTCATGCAGGAAGCCGACGAAGCGCAACGGCACGCGCCGATCTACGCCGTCATCGTCGAGCTGCTGCGCAAGGCCATCGTGGAAGGCTCGCTGGAGCAGGGCACGGTATTGCTGGAAGGCCATGTGGCCGAGATCCTGCGCTCCACCCGCTCGCCGGTGCGCCAGGCCCTGCGCGAGCTGGAAGCCGATGGCGTGGTCAGCCGCTTTGAAGGGCGCGGCTTCGTGGCCGGGCCCGCGGGCACCACGCCCCGGCGCATCCCGCTGGATCCCGCCATGCTGGGCGTGGACCGCGAGCCGGATGTCGCGCGCAAGACGCTGGGCTGGGAGGTGATCTACGACGAAGTGGAGCGCGACCTGGTGCACTTGTCGGTGTTCGGCCGCTATCGCGTCAACGAGATTGAACTGGCCCGCCACTTCAACGTGGGCCGGACCGTGGTGCGCGACGTATTGCTGCGCCTGGAAAGCCTGGGCATCCTGGAAAAAGACGAGCGCCTGCGCTGGGTCATCACGCCGCTGGACGCCAAGCGCATCCATGATCTCTACGAACTGCGCTCACTGGTGGAACCCGCCGCGCTGCGCGCCGCCATCGGCCACACCGACCGGGCCGAGATCGAGCGGATGATCGGCGACCTGCACAAGGTGCAGCGCGTCTACCCCAAGGTCAGCCGCACCGCCATGGACAACCTGGAGCACGACCTGCACGTGCAGCTGCTCTCGCAGTGCCCCAACAAGGAATTGCTCAGCAGCCTGCAGCGCACGCGCTGCATCCTCACACTGAGCAAGCACGTGCTGGGCGTCTCCACGCCGATGCCCGAAGCGGACCCGTTCATGTCCGAGCACATCGCCGTGCTGCAGGCCGCCGCCGATGGCGCGCCGCGCAAGGCGGCCGACCTGCTGCGCGACCACCTCGAACTATCCTGCGAGAAAGTGACGCGGCGCGCGGAACTGGTGCGCGAAACGTTCGCGCTGCCCGAGGTTTCGTATATCGCGTGA
- a CDS encoding amino acid ABC transporter ATP-binding protein yields MEDIVRFDKVSKSFGQVEILKGVSFSVRAGEVVALIGRSGSGKSTALRCINGLERVNGGALHVCGRAMHEDNVPLGELRKEVGIVFQSYNLFPHLTVEENVMLAPRKVKGVGKKEARELAMHVLKQVGMEERAGYYPEQLSGGQQQRVAIARSLAMRPRLMLFDEVTSALDPELTGEVLKVIERLAEDGMTMVLVTHEMAFARSVADQIMFMHQGIVWEGGSGKLLDEPSTPELKQFVGNGL; encoded by the coding sequence ATGGAAGACATCGTCCGCTTCGACAAGGTGAGCAAATCCTTCGGGCAGGTGGAGATCCTCAAGGGCGTGAGTTTCTCGGTGCGCGCCGGCGAGGTGGTGGCGCTGATCGGCCGCAGCGGCTCGGGCAAGAGCACGGCCCTGCGCTGCATCAACGGCCTGGAGCGCGTGAACGGCGGCGCGTTGCATGTGTGCGGCCGCGCCATGCACGAAGACAACGTGCCGCTGGGCGAGCTGCGCAAGGAAGTGGGCATCGTGTTCCAGAGCTACAACCTGTTCCCGCACCTCACCGTGGAAGAAAACGTCATGCTGGCGCCGCGCAAGGTCAAGGGCGTTGGCAAGAAGGAAGCGCGCGAGCTGGCCATGCACGTGCTCAAGCAGGTTGGCATGGAGGAGCGCGCCGGCTACTACCCGGAGCAATTGTCCGGCGGCCAGCAGCAGCGCGTGGCGATTGCGCGCTCGCTGGCGATGCGGCCGCGCCTGATGCTGTTCGATGAAGTCACCTCGGCGCTGGATCCCGAGCTGACCGGCGAGGTGCTCAAGGTGATCGAGCGGCTGGCCGAAGACGGCATGACCATGGTGCTGGTCACGCACGAGATGGCGTTCGCGCGCTCGGTGGCGGACCAGATCATGTTCATGCACCAGGGCATCGTCTGGGAAGGCGGCAGCGGCAAGCTGCTGGATGAACCTTCGACGCCGGAGCTCAAGCAGTTCGTCGGCAACGGCCTTTGA
- a CDS encoding LysR substrate-binding domain-containing protein, giving the protein MPEPSRGKPVPEGTRERSLRQGLSAVAARPKWTCEVQHVPALVSLIEAGIGVGAVPAYAVPGGHQASLVSVSLVEPEIFRTIGITRRRGRPLTPAAQAFHDILVASHGQPTHQGARKKREGATGAGLQK; this is encoded by the coding sequence CTGCCTGAACCTAGCCGTGGGAAGCCAGTCCCGGAGGGAACGCGCGAGCGTTCCCTCCGGCAAGGTCTCTCGGCAGTCGCGGCGCGTCCGAAGTGGACCTGCGAAGTGCAGCATGTACCGGCGCTAGTGAGCTTGATCGAAGCCGGTATCGGGGTGGGTGCCGTGCCCGCCTACGCGGTGCCCGGCGGTCATCAGGCCAGCCTGGTCAGCGTCTCGCTGGTCGAGCCGGAGATTTTTCGCACCATAGGCATAACAAGGCGTCGCGGGCGGCCACTGACTCCGGCCGCGCAAGCCTTCCACGATATATTGGTCGCCTCCCATGGGCAGCCTACCCATCAGGGAGCTCGCAAGAAGAGGGAGGGGGCCACGGGGGCAGGTTTGCAAAAATGA
- a CDS encoding UxaA family hydrolase, with product MSTESIVAAPAQLPRTPRTIRLHPDDDVVIARDQMVAGTPLADEGVTVIGLVPPGHKIATRAIASGEAVRRYGQIIGFASQDIRAGQHVHTHNLAMGDFTRDYAFSAEARAVQPVAQPATFDGIKRADGGVATRNYIGILTSVNCSATVARAIADYFRRDIHPEALAAYPNVDGVVALTHGVGCAVDPQGEGLAVLQRTLGGYACHPNFASVLVIGLGCETNQISALLATQGLTHSDRLQTFTIQDTGGTTKTIAHGIELIKAMLPKANAVERQPVPAHHLVVGLQCGGSDGYSGISANPVLGAAVDLLVRNGGTAILSETPEIYGAEHLLTRRAQTPEIGQKLVARIRWWEAYCERHGASMDNNPSAGNKAGGLTTVLEKSLGGIAKGGSTNLAEVYEYAQPVRVRGLVFMDTPGYDPISATGQVAGGANLICFTTGRGSAYGCAPSPSVKLATNTALWQRQSDDMDLNCGTVLDGSATIAELGAALFQLMLDTASGKRSRSELHGYGQNEFVPWQLGAIT from the coding sequence ATGAGCACAGAGAGCATTGTCGCCGCCCCCGCGCAGCTTCCCCGCACGCCGCGCACCATCCGGCTGCATCCCGATGACGACGTGGTCATTGCCCGCGACCAGATGGTGGCCGGCACGCCGCTCGCCGACGAAGGCGTGACCGTGATCGGCCTGGTCCCGCCCGGCCACAAGATCGCCACCCGCGCGATCGCCAGTGGCGAAGCGGTGCGGCGCTACGGCCAGATCATCGGCTTTGCCAGCCAGGACATCCGCGCCGGCCAGCACGTGCATACGCACAACCTGGCCATGGGCGATTTCACGCGGGACTATGCGTTCAGCGCGGAGGCCCGCGCGGTGCAACCGGTGGCGCAGCCTGCCACGTTCGATGGCATCAAACGCGCCGACGGCGGCGTGGCCACGCGCAACTACATCGGCATCCTGACCTCGGTGAACTGCTCGGCCACGGTGGCACGCGCCATCGCGGACTATTTTCGCCGGGACATCCATCCGGAGGCGCTGGCCGCCTATCCCAATGTGGACGGCGTGGTGGCGCTCACGCACGGCGTGGGCTGCGCGGTCGATCCGCAGGGCGAGGGGCTGGCGGTGCTGCAGCGCACGCTGGGCGGCTATGCCTGCCATCCCAACTTTGCCAGCGTGCTGGTGATCGGCCTGGGCTGCGAGACCAACCAGATCTCCGCGCTGCTGGCGACACAGGGGCTCACGCACAGCGACCGGCTGCAGACCTTCACCATCCAGGACACCGGCGGCACCACCAAGACCATTGCCCACGGCATCGAGCTGATCAAGGCGATGCTGCCGAAGGCCAACGCGGTGGAACGCCAGCCGGTGCCGGCGCACCATCTGGTGGTGGGCCTGCAATGCGGTGGCTCGGATGGCTACTCGGGCATTTCGGCCAACCCGGTGCTGGGCGCGGCGGTGGATTTGCTGGTGCGCAATGGCGGCACCGCGATCCTCTCCGAGACGCCGGAGATCTACGGCGCCGAGCACTTGCTGACGCGCCGCGCGCAAACGCCGGAGATCGGCCAGAAGCTGGTGGCGCGCATCCGCTGGTGGGAGGCCTATTGCGAGCGCCACGGCGCCAGCATGGACAACAACCCCTCCGCCGGCAACAAGGCGGGCGGCCTGACCACGGTGCTGGAAAAATCGCTGGGCGGCATCGCCAAGGGCGGCTCCACCAATCTCGCCGAAGTGTACGAGTACGCGCAGCCGGTGCGCGTGCGCGGCCTGGTCTTCATGGATACGCCGGGCTACGACCCGATCTCCGCCACCGGCCAGGTGGCGGGCGGCGCCAACCTGATCTGCTTCACTACCGGGCGCGGCTCGGCCTACGGCTGCGCGCCCTCGCCCTCGGTCAAGCTCGCCACCAACACGGCGCTATGGCAGCGCCAGTCGGACGACATGGACCTGAACTGCGGCACGGTACTGGACGGCAGCGCCACCATCGCCGAACTGGGCGCGGCGTTGTTCCAGCTGATGCTGGACACGGCCTCCGGCAAACGCTCGCGCAGCGAGCTCCATGGCTACGGGCAGAATGAGTTCGTGCCCTGGCAGCTGGGGGCGATTACCTGA
- a CDS encoding M81 family metallopeptidase, with the protein MKILIARLNHETNTFSPVPTPLSSFHPHYGEQAYRASKNTRTAIGAFIDLAEAAGAEFVVPVSAGANPSGRVAAQAYTALCDAIVDAAPGCDAVMLDLHGAMVAENSDDGEGDLLERLRAVLPDVPIAIALDLHGNVTQKMIEHADIAVSFKTYPHVDMYETGEHAGRLLMRMLEQKTRPALAWRRLPMVTHTLRSNTGEGAMQRAVAAARQAEADGMLAVSVLAGFGLADIAAPCLSVLVVADGDQAAAQAAADKLAAQIWAERAGFVYESEPLAESIARAGQLAAQTGNGPVLLLDHGDNCMSGGTCDDMQVLREALQQGLAGIAVGPVCDPQAVAVMIEAGLDATVTLPVGNKVPLTQLGIYPTPLTLTGRVAAISNGEYVISGPTYTGERIRMGRTALLDIGAAQVVVTETPQEHWDLGIFTHIGVDPLAQRFLLLKSRMYCRPVFVPIAKAVVACDGGGVTSSRYAQFPFQRLARPVYPLEADVTLPA; encoded by the coding sequence ATGAAGATCCTGATCGCCAGACTGAACCACGAAACCAATACCTTCTCGCCGGTGCCGACGCCGCTGTCGTCGTTCCATCCGCACTATGGGGAGCAGGCGTATCGGGCCAGCAAGAACACGCGCACGGCAATTGGTGCCTTTATCGATCTGGCGGAGGCGGCGGGTGCCGAGTTCGTGGTGCCGGTCTCGGCTGGCGCTAACCCGAGCGGCCGCGTTGCGGCGCAGGCCTATACCGCGCTATGCGATGCCATCGTCGACGCGGCGCCCGGCTGCGACGCGGTGATGCTGGACCTGCACGGCGCCATGGTGGCGGAGAACAGCGACGACGGCGAGGGCGACCTTCTCGAGCGGCTGCGCGCAGTGCTGCCCGACGTGCCGATCGCCATCGCGCTCGACCTGCACGGCAATGTCACGCAGAAGATGATCGAGCATGCCGACATCGCGGTCAGCTTCAAGACCTACCCGCACGTGGACATGTACGAAACCGGCGAGCATGCCGGCCGCCTGCTGATGCGCATGCTCGAGCAAAAGACGCGGCCCGCGCTGGCCTGGCGGCGCCTGCCGATGGTCACGCACACGCTGCGCAGCAATACGGGCGAAGGCGCGATGCAGCGCGCGGTGGCGGCGGCCAGGCAGGCCGAGGCCGATGGCATGCTGGCAGTGTCGGTGCTGGCCGGCTTCGGGCTGGCGGATATCGCGGCGCCCTGCCTGAGCGTGCTGGTGGTGGCCGACGGCGACCAGGCCGCGGCGCAGGCGGCAGCCGACAAGCTTGCCGCGCAGATCTGGGCGGAGCGCGCGGGCTTTGTCTATGAGAGCGAGCCGCTGGCTGAATCGATTGCGCGCGCCGGGCAACTGGCCGCGCAAACCGGCAACGGGCCGGTGCTGCTGCTGGACCATGGCGACAACTGCATGTCTGGCGGCACCTGCGACGATATGCAGGTCCTGCGCGAAGCCTTGCAGCAAGGCTTGGCCGGCATCGCGGTGGGACCGGTGTGCGACCCGCAGGCCGTGGCCGTGATGATCGAGGCTGGCCTGGATGCCACCGTGACCTTGCCGGTGGGCAACAAGGTGCCGCTGACCCAGCTGGGCATCTACCCCACGCCACTGACGCTGACCGGCCGGGTGGCCGCCATCAGCAACGGCGAATACGTGATCAGCGGCCCCACCTACACCGGCGAGCGCATCCGCATGGGCCGCACGGCGCTGCTCGATATCGGCGCGGCGCAGGTGGTGGTGACCGAGACGCCGCAGGAGCACTGGGACCTGGGCATCTTCACGCATATCGGCGTGGATCCGCTGGCGCAGCGTTTCCTGCTGCTGAAATCGCGCATGTACTGCCGGCCTGTGTTCGTGCCGATCGCGAAAGCGGTGGTGGCGTGCGATGGCGGCGGCGTGACGAGTTCGCGCTATGCGCAGTTCCCGTTTCAGCGATTGGCGCGGCCGGTGTATCCGCTGGAGGCGGACGTTACCTTGCCCGCGTAG
- a CDS encoding transporter substrate-binding domain-containing protein has translation MHLNRRLLGSLAALLLVGASASAWSDTLDTIKQRKKILVAVDIGAPPYGMLDSQAKQSGSDVETARLLAKDLGVELEIVPVTGPNRVPFLLTKKADVVLASFSVTDERKKVIDFSDPYGVIPVVVGGPAKAGLKSFADLSGKTIAVTRGTTSDQELSRGAKEVPGVNIVRYEDDATTNTAVSTGQQDYLAAAISVIPAVKKSNPTRDLETKFVMKAYPYAIGLRKGDTALKAWLDNWVKANLKNGKINSIYKQYFGIALPDEMIK, from the coding sequence ATGCACCTCAACCGCCGCCTGCTCGGCTCGCTCGCCGCCCTGCTGCTCGTTGGCGCATCCGCCAGCGCCTGGTCCGACACGCTCGACACCATCAAGCAACGCAAGAAGATCCTGGTCGCCGTGGATATCGGCGCGCCGCCCTACGGCATGCTCGACAGCCAGGCAAAGCAAAGCGGCTCCGATGTGGAGACCGCCCGGCTGCTGGCCAAGGACCTCGGCGTGGAACTGGAGATCGTGCCGGTGACCGGGCCGAACCGCGTGCCCTTCCTGCTGACCAAGAAGGCGGACGTGGTGCTGGCCTCGTTCTCGGTCACGGACGAGCGCAAGAAGGTGATCGACTTTTCCGATCCCTATGGCGTGATCCCGGTCGTGGTGGGCGGGCCCGCGAAGGCCGGCCTGAAGAGCTTTGCCGACCTGTCCGGCAAGACCATCGCCGTCACGCGCGGCACCACCAGCGACCAGGAACTGAGCCGTGGCGCCAAGGAAGTGCCGGGCGTGAATATCGTGCGCTACGAGGACGACGCCACGACCAACACCGCCGTCTCCACCGGCCAGCAGGACTATCTCGCCGCCGCCATCAGCGTGATTCCCGCGGTGAAGAAGAGCAATCCCACGCGCGACCTGGAAACCAAGTTCGTGATGAAGGCCTATCCCTATGCGATCGGCCTGCGCAAGGGCGACACCGCGCTGAAGGCGTGGCTCGACAACTGGGTCAAGGCCAACCTGAAGAACGGCAAGATCAACAGCATCTACAAGCAGTACTTCGGCATCGCGCTGCCGGACGAAATGATCAAGTAA
- a CDS encoding amino acid ABC transporter permease, whose amino-acid sequence MSSLSLDQVLFILRGAGWTLLLSAMGFVGGALVGLPLALARSRGGRVLRMVTGAFVQLVQGVPLPVIMFVVYFGISVGGFDLPALVAAGIAMTAYSSAYLAEIWKGCIQAVPRTQWEAAECLALSPLQRVVHVILPQAARIAVAPTVSFLVQIVKNSSYAVVIGFFDLTYSARVVNNSTFEPFVVFSIAAVLYFAICYPLSTLSYKLERRFKRV is encoded by the coding sequence ATGTCCAGCCTTTCCCTGGATCAAGTCTTGTTCATCCTGCGCGGCGCCGGCTGGACGCTGTTGCTGTCAGCTATGGGCTTTGTCGGCGGCGCGCTGGTGGGCCTGCCGCTGGCACTGGCGCGCAGCCGCGGCGGCCGCGTGCTGCGCATGGTCACCGGCGCCTTCGTGCAGCTGGTGCAGGGCGTGCCGCTGCCGGTGATCATGTTCGTGGTGTATTTCGGCATCAGCGTGGGCGGCTTCGACCTGCCCGCGCTGGTGGCCGCCGGCATCGCCATGACGGCGTATTCCAGCGCCTACCTGGCCGAGATCTGGAAGGGCTGCATCCAGGCCGTGCCGCGCACGCAGTGGGAGGCGGCCGAGTGCCTGGCGCTCTCGCCGCTGCAGCGCGTGGTGCACGTGATCCTGCCGCAGGCCGCGCGCATCGCGGTGGCGCCCACGGTGAGCTTCCTGGTGCAGATCGTGAAGAACTCCTCGTACGCGGTGGTGATCGGCTTCTTCGACCTGACCTATTCGGCACGGGTGGTGAACAACTCCACCTTCGAGCCCTTCGTGGTGTTTTCCATCGCGGCGGTGCTTTATTTCGCGATCTGCTATCCGCTGTCGACGCTGTCGTACAAGCTGGAGCGCCGCTTCAAGCGGGTTTGA
- a CDS encoding FitA-like ribbon-helix-helix domain-containing protein: MPVITVRNVPDEVHRALRVRAAMHGRSTEAEIRDILEQAVHPEGRVKLGSLLAEIGREVGGVDLEIERDKIATEPLSFE, from the coding sequence ATGCCAGTCATTACCGTTCGCAACGTACCCGACGAAGTGCATCGCGCGCTGCGGGTGCGCGCAGCGATGCATGGGCGCAGCACCGAGGCGGAAATCCGTGACATTCTCGAGCAGGCCGTGCATCCAGAGGGGCGCGTCAAGCTGGGTTCGCTACTGGCCGAAATCGGCCGAGAGGTCGGCGGCGTCGATCTCGAGATCGAGCGCGACAAGATCGCGACTGAGCCGCTGAGCTTCGAATGA
- a CDS encoding nucleotide pyrophosphohydrolase: protein MTLIDIKNLQQAAAAFGEARGWGKYHSPKNLAMALSVEVAELVEIFQWKTEGEAREIMSTDEREHVEQELADITIYLSQLLNALNVDLDAAVKAKMEVNALKYPAKTGGAA, encoded by the coding sequence ATGACCCTGATCGACATCAAGAACCTCCAGCAAGCCGCCGCCGCATTTGGCGAGGCGCGCGGCTGGGGCAAATATCACAGTCCCAAGAACCTCGCCATGGCCCTCAGCGTGGAAGTGGCCGAGCTGGTCGAGATCTTCCAGTGGAAGACCGAGGGCGAAGCGCGCGAGATCATGTCCACCGACGAGCGCGAGCATGTGGAGCAAGAGCTGGCGGATATCACGATCTACTTGTCGCAGTTGCTGAACGCGCTGAATGTGGACCTGGATGCAGCGGTGAAGGCCAAGATGGAAGTGAACGCGCTGAAGTATCCGGCGAAGACGGGTGGCGCGGCTTGA
- a CDS encoding GntR family transcriptional regulator, translating into MSLPELVTPLKRQTLSGDVYAQLRELLISGHMMPGEQISLRSTAAALGVSVMPVREAVHRLVAEQALELTPNRALRVPIMSVSQFREITSIRVNLEGLATEQAAEHLSDAAIVQVTALHDRFAEEMARSRPDSSKLISVNKELHFAVYKGAGMPILLQMIEALWLRIGPILNHDLRSGSRRVGEQVAVNHHARLVAALKRRDGIAARAALQGDIESAAEYIVSAGVLLAADAFDEPVPDAGKPASKTARRAAASGGRRTV; encoded by the coding sequence ATGTCCCTACCCGAACTTGTGACCCCTTTGAAGCGCCAGACGTTGAGTGGAGACGTCTACGCGCAATTGCGAGAATTGTTGATCAGCGGCCACATGATGCCCGGCGAACAAATCTCGCTGCGCAGCACTGCCGCTGCGCTGGGTGTGAGCGTGATGCCGGTGCGCGAAGCGGTGCATCGCCTGGTGGCGGAGCAGGCACTGGAACTGACGCCTAACCGCGCGTTGCGCGTGCCGATCATGAGCGTGAGCCAGTTCCGGGAGATCACAAGTATCCGGGTCAATCTGGAAGGACTGGCGACAGAGCAGGCGGCCGAGCACCTGAGCGACGCCGCGATCGTGCAGGTCACCGCCCTCCATGACCGCTTCGCGGAGGAGATGGCCCGGTCCAGGCCGGACAGCTCAAAGCTGATCTCCGTCAACAAGGAACTGCATTTCGCCGTCTACAAGGGCGCCGGCATGCCGATCCTGCTGCAGATGATTGAAGCGCTGTGGCTGCGTATCGGCCCGATCCTGAATCACGATCTGCGCTCCGGCTCCCGCCGCGTGGGCGAGCAGGTAGCGGTCAATCATCACGCGCGGCTGGTTGCGGCGCTCAAGCGCAGGGATGGCATTGCGGCACGGGCCGCGCTGCAGGGAGATATCGAAAGCGCGGCGGAGTACATCGTCTCAGCGGGCGTGCTGCTGGCGGCCGATGCGTTTGATGAGCCGGTGCCCGACGCGGGCAAGCCGGCCTCGAAGACCGCGCGGCGCGCGGCCGCAAGCGGCGGGCGTAGAACGGTCTGA